One genomic window of [Clostridium] scindens ATCC 35704 includes the following:
- a CDS encoding lytic transglycosylase domain-containing protein, with protein MKAKRKRRMSRRRRERTYIAVMVLLAIAVSIGLTRSVMRDDKEFEEYEQQSQEFNARMQRIDEKREASGQNAMLEQVRTWQQEQDTEPDKYVVFDTMSADWGGEEDGFVLYEIPEEYSRTGGYFPEKMQVYTYCVCKQYGVRYDLVVALIEKESGYKFDKVGDDGHSIGYMQIYEECHRDRMERLNVTDLTNPYQNVLVGIDYLSELIERYGTIQDALAAYNYGEQGAKQHLWKNGIYVYEYNQTIMSRMKEIEEELEQDAGD; from the coding sequence ATGAAAGCAAAAAGAAAGAGAAGAATGAGCAGGAGGAGACGGGAACGGACATATATTGCGGTGATGGTATTACTGGCGATCGCTGTGAGCATAGGTCTGACACGCTCTGTCATGCGAGATGACAAGGAATTTGAGGAGTATGAGCAGCAGTCGCAGGAGTTCAATGCACGGATGCAGAGAATCGACGAGAAAAGAGAGGCATCCGGACAAAATGCAATGCTTGAGCAGGTGCGAACATGGCAGCAGGAGCAGGACACAGAACCGGACAAGTATGTAGTATTCGACACCATGTCGGCAGACTGGGGAGGCGAGGAGGATGGATTCGTGCTCTATGAGATACCGGAGGAATACAGTCGGACAGGTGGCTATTTTCCGGAAAAGATGCAGGTATATACATATTGCGTCTGCAAGCAGTACGGGGTCAGATATGACCTTGTGGTCGCTCTGATTGAGAAAGAATCCGGATATAAATTCGACAAGGTTGGTGATGATGGTCATTCTATCGGGTACATGCAGATATATGAGGAGTGCCACAGAGACAGGATGGAGCGTCTGAACGTCACAGACCTCACGAACCCATATCAGAACGTACTTGTCGGGATTGATTACCTGTCGGAACTGATTGAGAGATACGGAACGATTCAAGATGCACTTGCAGCGTATAACTACGGGGAGCAGGGAGCAAAACAACACCTATGGAAAAACGGAATCTATGTGTATGAGTACAATCAGACCATCATGAGCCGGATGAAAGAAATTGAGGAGGAACTGGAGCAGGATGCAGGTGATTGA
- a CDS encoding VRR-NUC domain-containing protein has product MNMRYAMRSEDTEQINVVSWANWNMNRYPELKWLHHVPNGGSRNKQEAVKLKQMGVKAGVSDLCLPYPKGLYCGLYIEMKFGDNRQQETQKEFLADMAAAGHFVATCYSAEEAVKVIEEYCELMNHKMGDSEIVIPLENREALRNITMSIPNNSILKNGEIKESKPRKK; this is encoded by the coding sequence ATGAACATGAGATATGCAATGAGAAGTGAGGACACAGAGCAAATCAACGTCGTGTCATGGGCGAACTGGAACATGAACCGTTATCCGGAATTGAAATGGTTGCATCATGTACCGAACGGAGGTAGCAGGAACAAGCAGGAGGCGGTCAAACTCAAACAGATGGGTGTCAAGGCGGGGGTATCTGATTTATGCCTCCCGTACCCGAAAGGACTGTACTGCGGACTGTACATCGAGATGAAATTCGGTGATAACAGGCAGCAGGAGACACAAAAAGAGTTTCTTGCGGACATGGCAGCAGCAGGACATTTTGTCGCAACCTGTTATTCAGCAGAGGAGGCGGTCAAGGTTATCGAGGAATACTGCGAATTGATGAATCACAAAATGGGAGATAGTGAAATTGTCATACCACTGGAAAACAGAGAGGCATTAAGAAATATAACAATGAGCATCCCGAACAACAGCATCCTCAAGAACGGGGAAATCAAAGAGAGCAAACCGAGAAAGAAATGA
- a CDS encoding ParA family protein gives MRIIAVMSPKGGIGKTTTSDAIAYMLGEEQEKRVLILDGDPQGDTSKTFEAYEPEGTGMSELLERHVSVGGSYRTTDLIRPTQYSHIDIIPANGYLMQTDMKLLLKQEANQVTRLRDALEEISEAYDYCICDCGRLLDMVVINILLAAELVIAPVKVGGYENEAIHNLQEQVDDLREINPELRIKGLVTMRQKNKTSLDFEEWMKTSSGFDMFVTPIRRSIVAEKASMRMAVLPQFSKNCIVSQDYRNVVHELLKEMEG, from the coding sequence ATGAGAATTATTGCAGTTATGTCACCGAAAGGTGGAATCGGAAAGACAACGACATCGGATGCAATCGCCTACATGTTGGGAGAGGAGCAGGAGAAACGTGTTCTCATTCTCGACGGAGACCCGCAGGGCGATACATCCAAGACATTCGAGGCATACGAGCCGGAGGGAACAGGAATGAGCGAACTGCTTGAGCGTCATGTGAGCGTGGGCGGGTCATACCGGACAACGGACTTGATAAGACCCACACAGTACAGCCACATTGACATCATTCCTGCAAACGGGTATCTCATGCAGACAGACATGAAACTGCTGCTCAAGCAGGAGGCAAATCAAGTCACGAGGCTGCGGGATGCACTGGAGGAAATATCCGAGGCATACGACTATTGCATTTGTGATTGTGGTCGTCTGCTTGATATGGTGGTCATCAACATTCTACTGGCAGCAGAACTCGTCATTGCACCCGTAAAGGTCGGAGGATATGAAAACGAGGCGATTCACAATTTGCAGGAGCAGGTTGACGACCTGCGGGAAATCAATCCGGAACTCCGAATCAAAGGTCTTGTGACCATGAGACAGAAAAACAAGACATCACTGGATTTCGAGGAGTGGATGAAAACCAGTTCCGGATTTGACATGTTCGTCACACCGATTCGTCGGTCGATTGTAGCGGAAAAGGCATCCATGAGAATGGCAGTCCTCCCGCAGTTTTCAAAGAACTGCATCGTGTCACAGGACTATCGCAATGTGGTTCATGAATTACTCAAGGAAATGGAGGGGTAG
- a CDS encoding DNA cytosine methyltransferase: MGETIQILELFGGIGSPRCALRNLNIQTKAIDYVEINEKAVRSYNSMFREELEYKTQTVVGWNLKPDILIHGSPCQDMSIAGHQGKATGDGRINRGKGSDEGSGTRSSLMWETIHIIENMGEWRPRYVIWENVKNVKSKYMRPNFDRYMVEMEKLGYTNNYAVLDAREFGLPQARERVFTISVLNGEKFEFDDLIRTPMRNLQEFLEDDVPDIYDVTQPSVLACIGEKGIRRATVIKDCAYTITTRQDRTPAQVIDRGDGRYRYLTERECWRLMGYTDEDFDRAKAVQERNGKYYKALYDQAGNSIAVPIFESIFRKIILQEVA, encoded by the coding sequence ATGGGCGAGACAATACAAATCCTTGAATTGTTCGGAGGAATTGGTTCGCCTCGATGTGCCTTGAGAAATTTGAACATCCAAACAAAAGCAATCGACTATGTGGAGATCAATGAAAAAGCAGTCCGGTCATACAATTCGATGTTCCGTGAGGAATTAGAATATAAAACACAGACGGTCGTCGGATGGAATCTGAAACCGGATATTTTGATTCATGGTTCGCCTTGTCAAGACATGAGCATCGCAGGACATCAAGGGAAAGCGACGGGAGACGGAAGAATCAACAGAGGGAAAGGTTCAGACGAGGGGAGCGGAACACGTTCCTCTCTCATGTGGGAGACAATACATATCATTGAGAATATGGGAGAATGGCGACCTCGTTATGTGATATGGGAAAACGTGAAGAATGTGAAATCAAAGTACATGAGACCGAATTTCGACAGATATATGGTCGAGATGGAAAAACTGGGGTACACGAATAATTATGCGGTTTTAGATGCAAGAGAGTTCGGATTGCCACAGGCGAGAGAAAGAGTGTTCACGATTTCTGTTCTGAATGGTGAAAAATTTGAGTTCGATGACCTCATAAGGACACCGATGCGAAACCTGCAAGAGTTCCTTGAGGATGACGTTCCGGACATCTACGATGTGACACAACCGTCCGTCCTTGCATGTATCGGAGAAAAAGGAATCCGGAGAGCGACGGTCATCAAAGATTGTGCATATACAATCACAACAAGGCAAGACCGGACACCTGCACAGGTCATCGACCGAGGAGATGGACGGTATCGGTATTTGACAGAGCGTGAGTGTTGGAGATTGATGGGATATACAGACGAGGATTTTGACAGGGCGAAAGCAGTTCAAGAGAGAAACGGGAAATATTACAAGGCTTTATATGACCAAGCAGGGAACAGCATCGCAGTTCCGATATTTGAGAGCATATTCAGAAAGATAATTTTGCAGGAGGTCGCATGA
- a CDS encoding ParB/RepB/Spo0J family partition protein yields the protein MATGFSVMDALNKNSKAGVDESPRARFRTKDISIFKMYRNKLNFYDLADIEELAGDILMYGLKQNLEVVFEPNEQGEYRIVAGERRWLALKHLVEQGYKDFEIATCKLTTPQDEDEEQVEIIIANAYRTKSLKDVIEEEQRLKACLERMKTDGKKIKGYDLQSGRLRDVIASMLKMSKTKIAQIESVNNNLIPEFREELNNERLTFSAAYELSGMSPEMQQEALAKYKENGELSYTEIKDMKSPQKPEQEQDAAGQQDTVSDSDTAGQQSSENSMNPPEEKKAGDDYETPHPEGITSICYSCTEYETCNVKTGTCTSCDQYKNRAEAYKTEEQRYNEEQDAIDRETKKKLREQAEEEKMNNLPSDTQENGQKVHHIKLGATFFEEVASGEKTFELRKNDRGYKKGDILEMMEFKDGKNTGRTVRVLVTYILEEFAGLEDGYCIMATSLMKEDAE from the coding sequence ATGGCAACAGGATTCAGCGTCATGGACGCACTGAACAAGAACAGCAAGGCAGGAGTTGACGAATCACCGAGAGCGAGATTCCGGACAAAGGACATTTCAATTTTCAAGATGTACCGGAACAAACTCAATTTCTACGATTTGGCAGATATTGAGGAACTGGCAGGAGACATCCTCATGTATGGTCTCAAACAGAATCTTGAGGTTGTATTTGAGCCGAATGAGCAGGGTGAATATAGAATCGTCGCAGGTGAGAGACGGTGGCTTGCACTCAAGCACCTTGTCGAGCAGGGATATAAAGATTTTGAGATTGCGACCTGCAAACTGACCACACCGCAGGACGAGGACGAGGAGCAGGTGGAAATCATCATCGCAAACGCATACCGGACAAAGTCTCTCAAGGATGTTATCGAGGAGGAACAGCGTCTCAAAGCGTGTCTTGAGCGTATGAAAACGGATGGAAAGAAAATCAAAGGATATGACCTCCAGTCAGGTCGCCTCCGTGATGTCATCGCATCAATGCTCAAGATGTCAAAGACTAAGATCGCACAGATTGAGAGCGTCAACAACAATCTGATTCCGGAGTTTCGGGAGGAACTCAACAACGAGCGTCTCACATTCTCCGCAGCGTATGAGTTGAGCGGGATGTCTCCGGAGATGCAGCAGGAGGCACTTGCAAAATACAAGGAAAACGGAGAATTGTCCTATACGGAAATCAAGGACATGAAATCACCGCAGAAACCGGAACAGGAGCAGGATGCAGCAGGGCAGCAGGACACCGTGTCAGATTCAGACACAGCAGGGCAGCAGTCATCCGAAAACAGCATGAATCCTCCGGAGGAAAAGAAAGCGGGAGACGATTATGAGACACCGCATCCGGAGGGAATCACATCAATCTGTTATTCTTGCACCGAATACGAGACCTGCAACGTAAAGACCGGAACATGTACCTCATGCGACCAGTACAAGAACCGTGCAGAGGCTTACAAGACCGAGGAGCAGAGATATAACGAGGAGCAGGATGCAATCGACCGTGAGACGAAAAAGAAACTCCGTGAACAGGCAGAGGAGGAGAAGATGAACAACCTCCCGTCAGACACACAGGAGAACGGTCAGAAAGTGCATCACATTAAACTGGGAGCGACATTTTTTGAGGAGGTTGCATCCGGAGAAAAGACATTTGAACTCCGGAAGAATGATAGAGGCTATAAAAAAGGCGACATCCTTGAGATGATGGAGTTCAAGGACGGAAAGAACACAGGACGCACCGTGAGAGTGCTTGTGACATATATCCTTGAGGAGTTTGCAGGTCTTGAGGACGGATATTGCATCATGGCAACATCACTCATGAAAGAGGATGCTGAATGA
- a CDS encoding type II toxin-antitoxin system PemK/MazF family toxin, with the protein MDDIRRGEIFYIARGGATNGSEQFADRPAVVVSNDENNKHSGVIEVVYMTTQPKTDLPTHVTVRSTGRLSTVLCEQVSSVSTDRVNNYIGQVSEQEMKNIDIALMISLQLSGGGKTSKQYNETIQKQQEEIEYYRNKIQAMQQSLEEKKTEKPQEAAGETSEIVVRLETERDTYKALYEQLFERMLNGGTGK; encoded by the coding sequence ATGGATGACATCAGACGAGGAGAGATATTCTATATCGCACGAGGGGGGGCGACGAACGGGAGTGAACAATTTGCGGACAGACCCGCAGTTGTAGTCAGCAATGACGAGAACAACAAGCACTCCGGAGTGATTGAGGTTGTGTATATGACGACGCAACCGAAAACAGACCTCCCGACACATGTGACCGTCCGCAGTACCGGACGATTATCCACAGTATTGTGTGAACAGGTATCGTCAGTATCGACCGACCGTGTGAATAACTACATCGGGCAGGTATCGGAGCAGGAAATGAAAAACATCGACATCGCTCTCATGATTTCCTTACAGTTGAGCGGTGGAGGAAAGACATCAAAGCAGTACAATGAGACGATTCAGAAACAGCAGGAGGAAATTGAATACTATCGCAACAAAATTCAAGCGATGCAGCAGTCGTTAGAAGAAAAGAAAACCGAAAAGCCACAGGAGGCAGCAGGAGAGACATCGGAGATCGTTGTGAGGCTTGAGACGGAGCGTGACACATACAAGGCATTATATGAGCAGTTATTCGAGAGGATGCTGAATGGAGGAACAGGAAAGTGA
- a CDS encoding single-stranded DNA-binding protein, producing MNKVILMGRLTRDPNVRYSPRNNSQEEMAIARYTLAVDRRGAKDGQQSADFISCVAFGRDGEFAEKYLKQGTKVVVTGRIQTGSYTNRDGQKVYTTDVIVEEQEFAESKKAAGQQDGNNGGYSDAGDGFMNIPDGIDEELPFN from the coding sequence ATGAACAAGGTCATTTTGATGGGTCGTCTCACGAGAGACCCGAATGTCAGATATTCACCGAGGAATAATTCACAGGAGGAAATGGCGATCGCACGATACACACTTGCGGTTGACCGCAGAGGAGCAAAAGACGGGCAGCAGTCAGCGGATTTCATTTCCTGCGTTGCGTTTGGACGAGATGGAGAGTTCGCAGAAAAATATCTCAAGCAGGGAACGAAAGTGGTTGTCACTGGACGGATTCAGACGGGGTCATATACGAACAGAGACGGTCAAAAGGTCTATACCACGGACGTGATTGTCGAGGAACAGGAATTTGCAGAGAGTAAGAAAGCAGCAGGGCAGCAGGACGGGAACAACGGAGGGTATTCGGATGCAGGTGACGGTTTTATGAATATTCCGGACGGAATCGACGAAGAACTCCCTTTCAATTAG
- a CDS encoding phage terminase small subunit P27 family yields MAGQRQPTDLVVMKGKKHLTKAEIEARKNAEVVAPNDKVKPPAYLTPEQKKKFRKLSKELLEIKLIANVDCDALARLLIAQDQYIEITDKIRETPLMVDVPVYEMQENPDTGEKERVQVGTREVVNGERERLMIIQDRCMKQCRQGASDFGMTVSSRCRLVVPKAKETKPENKFAKYASS; encoded by the coding sequence ATGGCAGGACAGAGACAACCGACCGATTTGGTGGTCATGAAAGGAAAAAAACACCTCACAAAAGCAGAGATTGAGGCGAGAAAAAATGCAGAGGTGGTCGCCCCGAACGACAAAGTCAAGCCTCCGGCATATTTGACACCGGAACAGAAAAAGAAATTCCGGAAATTGTCAAAAGAATTGCTTGAAATCAAACTCATTGCGAATGTGGATTGTGATGCACTGGCGAGATTACTGATTGCACAAGACCAATACATCGAGATAACGGACAAAATCAGAGAAACTCCGTTGATGGTAGATGTTCCGGTCTATGAGATGCAGGAGAATCCGGACACAGGAGAAAAGGAACGTGTACAGGTCGGAACACGAGAGGTTGTGAACGGTGAGAGAGAGCGTCTCATGATTATACAAGACCGCTGCATGAAACAGTGTCGGCAGGGGGCATCGGATTTCGGAATGACGGTCAGCAGTCGGTGTCGGTTGGTAGTTCCGAAAGCAAAGGAAACAAAACCGGAGAACAAATTCGCCAAGTATGCGAGTTCATAA
- a CDS encoding terminase large subunit, with protein sequence MTDRCTQYALDVVAGVIVAGEYVKLACQRHLDDLEKAKAAPYRFYFDVEKSEEIINFAEELTIAEGDEQENVTAYPFQCFILGSLNGWRTKEKGHRRFRTSYVQLGRQNGKSFINGILACYYGNFDGYKYGKIFCTATKQDQANIVFDEIVKFINSDEDLSEWFKVHEHNHTIDCLCTHSEIKALSGDTKSLDGHRAYLGIVDEYHAHKTNQMYKLLEGGIKKLKSALISVITTAGFDLKSPCYKLYEYCCNLLKGVFENDSQFVYIAQLDTADDLYKKENWIKANPILEYDEDALENLVPIANTARDMGGEDLRDFLVKQLNMWMQWSNALYIKDIKEWKRCAALRTLKDFRGSKCYVGVDLSSGGDLTSIAIVIPYMVDGVKKYFVHTHSFIPASRVDEHIKTDKVPYDVWISKGLVTVTETLGGIKTDYKYIIKYLEDLIKQNDLKPQLVCYDPHNASAFLSDLEALGFDSVAITQTAKELNDATVDFRLEIKAGNVVIEGTEVGKGKVVPFDELLTWSIANAKTISNSYGEIKIDKALDEDRIDPIDAIIDAWKAAMKEEYKPDTNEVVNEWLEMYEKYMGKGGEKE encoded by the coding sequence GTGACCGACCGTTGCACACAATACGCTCTTGATGTCGTTGCAGGTGTCATCGTCGCAGGTGAATATGTCAAACTGGCATGTCAAAGGCATCTTGACGACCTTGAAAAAGCAAAAGCAGCACCATACAGATTCTATTTCGACGTTGAAAAGTCCGAGGAAATCATCAATTTTGCGGAAGAATTAACGATCGCAGAGGGTGACGAACAGGAGAATGTGACAGCGTACCCGTTCCAGTGTTTCATTTTGGGGTCATTGAACGGGTGGAGGACGAAAGAAAAGGGTCACAGACGGTTCAGAACGTCCTATGTGCAGTTAGGCAGACAGAACGGAAAATCGTTCATCAACGGAATTTTAGCGTGTTACTATGGCAATTTTGACGGGTACAAATACGGAAAAATCTTTTGTACTGCGACAAAACAAGACCAAGCGAACATTGTTTTTGATGAAATTGTAAAATTCATCAATTCCGACGAGGATTTGTCGGAGTGGTTCAAGGTGCATGAGCATAATCACACGATAGATTGTCTCTGTACACATTCGGAAATCAAGGCATTATCCGGAGACACCAAGTCACTGGACGGACACCGTGCATATTTGGGAATCGTTGACGAATACCACGCTCACAAGACAAATCAGATGTACAAACTGCTTGAGGGCGGTATTAAGAAATTAAAATCCGCACTGATCTCCGTCATAACAACAGCAGGGTTCGATTTGAAATCGCCTTGCTACAAGTTATATGAGTATTGCTGCAATCTGCTGAAAGGTGTGTTTGAGAACGACAGTCAGTTCGTGTATATAGCACAGTTGGACACAGCGGATGACCTATACAAAAAAGAGAACTGGATAAAAGCAAACCCGATTCTCGAATATGACGAGGATGCACTGGAGAATCTCGTTCCGATTGCGAACACTGCCCGTGATATGGGCGGGGAAGATTTGCGAGATTTCCTAGTTAAGCAGTTGAATATGTGGATGCAGTGGTCAAACGCACTGTATATCAAGGACATCAAGGAATGGAAACGATGTGCAGCATTGCGAACGCTCAAGGATTTCAGAGGCTCAAAGTGCTATGTCGGAGTTGACCTGTCGTCCGGAGGCGACTTGACATCCATCGCAATCGTCATCCCGTACATGGTTGACGGTGTGAAAAAGTATTTTGTGCATACTCATTCATTCATCCCTGCGAGCAGAGTGGACGAGCATATCAAGACGGACAAAGTTCCGTATGATGTATGGATTTCAAAAGGTCTCGTGACAGTCACGGAGACACTGGGAGGAATAAAGACAGATTACAAGTACATCATCAAGTACCTTGAGGATTTAATCAAACAGAATGATTTGAAACCTCAACTTGTGTGTTATGACCCGCACAACGCATCTGCGTTCCTGTCAGACCTTGAGGCACTGGGATTCGATTCTGTGGCAATTACACAGACAGCAAAGGAACTCAATGACGCAACAGTTGATTTCAGACTGGAGATAAAAGCAGGAAACGTCGTGATTGAGGGAACAGAAGTCGGAAAAGGCAAGGTTGTTCCGTTCGATGAACTGCTGACGTGGTCGATTGCAAATGCAAAGACTATCTCGAACAGTTACGGTGAAATCAAAATCGACAAGGCACTCGACGAGGACAGAATCGACCCGATTGACGCAATCATCGACGCATGGAAAGCAGCAATGAAAGAGGAGTATAAGCCGGACACAAATGAGGTCGTGAATGAGTGGCTTGAAATGTATGAGAAATACATGGGGAAAGGCGGTGAGAAAGAATGA
- a CDS encoding phage portal protein — MNPLRKIADRLMNWWKGETAPEVSDSTELTGGVMTLNSPSFLESMGLSRKRKTTSEVTYFTCLKMLSETLAKMPIKYYQRTDKGIIEAEQTDTSKLLTKRPNPFMTPTVFWNTVEINRNHYGNAYVYMRKKFIRKKYGGEVKILDLWVMQSNCVQIVVDDAGIFAGKGRLWYVYTDPTSGSQYVFDTSEVMHFKTSFSFDGVTGLPVQQILRDTISGASASQRYMNSLYESGLTAKATLEYTGELNDKAKEALVKSFEDFGSGARNTGKIIPVPLGMKLTPLDIKLSDSQFFELKKYTALQIAAAFGVKPNQINDYSKSSYANSELQQLSFYVDTELFVIKQYEEEINYKMLTDEEQDDGFYYKYNEKVLFRTDSKTQMEYLKNGVSGSIMKPNEARRKLDLPDGEGGDTLLANGSIVPLTMAGAAYQKGQIEQEETEKPEQPEEETEPDTEQPDTTGQPDETDEAEDEEEQEGGE, encoded by the coding sequence ATGAACCCATTAAGAAAAATAGCAGACAGGTTGATGAACTGGTGGAAAGGCGAAACTGCACCGGAGGTCAGTGATTCAACGGAATTGACCGGAGGGGTGATGACGCTCAACTCACCGTCGTTCCTTGAAAGTATGGGATTGAGCAGGAAAAGAAAGACAACATCAGAGGTGACATATTTCACATGTCTCAAGATGCTGTCGGAAACGCTTGCAAAAATGCCTATCAAATACTATCAGAGAACGGACAAGGGAATTATCGAGGCAGAGCAGACAGACACCTCGAAACTACTGACCAAAAGACCGAACCCGTTCATGACACCAACCGTATTTTGGAACACGGTTGAAATCAACCGGAATCATTACGGAAACGCTTATGTGTACATGAGAAAGAAATTCATCCGGAAGAAATACGGAGGAGAGGTCAAAATTCTTGACTTGTGGGTGATGCAGTCGAATTGTGTTCAGATTGTTGTGGATGATGCAGGCATATTCGCAGGAAAAGGACGATTGTGGTATGTCTACACAGACCCGACCTCCGGCAGTCAATACGTTTTCGACACAAGCGAGGTCATGCACTTCAAAACATCATTCAGTTTTGACGGTGTAACAGGTTTACCAGTTCAGCAGATTCTCCGTGACACGATTTCCGGAGCATCAGCGTCACAGAGATATATGAACAGCCTATATGAGAGCGGACTGACAGCAAAAGCGACGCTTGAATATACGGGAGAGTTGAATGATAAAGCGAAAGAGGCACTTGTGAAGTCGTTCGAGGATTTTGGCAGCGGAGCGAGGAACACAGGAAAAATCATTCCCGTACCGTTAGGGATGAAACTGACACCACTCGACATCAAATTGTCAGATTCACAGTTCTTTGAATTGAAAAAATACACTGCATTGCAGATCGCAGCAGCGTTCGGTGTGAAACCGAATCAAATCAACGACTATTCAAAGTCGTCCTATGCGAACAGTGAGTTGCAGCAGTTGTCTTTTTACGTTGATACAGAACTGTTCGTCATCAAGCAGTATGAGGAAGAAATCAACTATAAAATGCTGACGGACGAGGAACAGGATGACGGTTTTTATTACAAATACAATGAAAAAGTTCTTTTCCGGACAGATTCAAAGACACAAATGGAATATCTGAAAAACGGTGTCAGTGGCTCAATCATGAAACCGAATGAGGCACGACGCAAACTTGACCTCCCCGATGGAGAGGGTGGCGACACTTTACTTGCAAATGGCAGCATCGTTCCGCTGACAATGGCAGGAGCAGCATATCAGAAAGGTCAAATCGAGCAAGAGGAGACCGAAAAACCGGAGCAACCGGAGGAAGAAACAGAGCCGGACACAGAGCAGCCGGACACAACAGGACAACCGGACGAAACCGACGAGGCAGAGGACGAGGAAGAACAGGAGGGAGGTGAATAA
- a CDS encoding head maturation protease, ClpP-related translates to MAKKRRFDFTKKNKRSGKVENVGYLDLEQDEEQSRCSLYFYGDIVSATWESMWFEEDRCPQDIADFLNQLDGYEDIDIYFNSGGGDVFAGLAIYNQLKRYSGHKVGYVDGMAASIASVIMFACDELHFATGAQAMIHKPLCMAWGNADDFKEVIKQLDLCEDSILDVYEEHLKEGVTRDKIKSFMAKEKWFSGAELAEYFDVLIDEKAAVAACASDYFEKYNHVPESIKGTATKDIVDAVLAELENRSNAAAEAERKRIEEEKQEILADLDMYGF, encoded by the coding sequence ATGGCAAAGAAAAGACGTTTTGATTTCACAAAAAAGAATAAACGCAGCGGAAAAGTTGAAAATGTCGGCTATTTGGATTTGGAACAGGACGAGGAACAGAGCAGATGTTCCTTGTATTTCTACGGTGACATTGTATCGGCAACATGGGAATCCATGTGGTTCGAGGAGGACAGATGCCCGCAGGACATCGCAGATTTCCTCAACCAGTTGGATGGATATGAGGACATCGACATCTATTTCAATTCCGGTGGCGGTGATGTATTCGCAGGACTGGCAATCTATAACCAGTTGAAACGATACTCCGGACACAAAGTCGGATATGTTGATGGAATGGCTGCGTCAATCGCATCTGTCATCATGTTCGCATGTGATGAACTGCATTTTGCGACAGGAGCACAGGCGATGATTCACAAGCCTTTATGTATGGCATGGGGCAACGCAGACGATTTCAAAGAGGTCATCAAACAACTTGATTTATGCGAGGATTCAATTCTCGACGTTTACGAGGAACACTTGAAAGAGGGTGTGACGAGAGACAAAATCAAGTCTTTCATGGCGAAAGAAAAGTGGTTCAGCGGTGCAGAACTGGCAGAGTATTTCGACGTTTTGATTGATGAAAAGGCAGCAGTCGCAGCGTGTGCATCAGATTATTTTGAAAAATACAACCATGTTCCGGAGAGCATCAAAGGAACAGCCACAAAGGACATTGTCGATGCGGTACTTGCGGAACTGGAGAACCGGAGCAATGCAGCAGCAGAGGCAGAAAGAAAGAGAATCGAGGAAGAAAAGCAGGAAATTCTTGCAGACCTCGACATGTATGGATTTTAA